A stretch of the Papaver somniferum cultivar HN1 chromosome 6, ASM357369v1, whole genome shotgun sequence genome encodes the following:
- the LOC113289120 gene encoding DEAD-box ATP-dependent RNA helicase 1-like produces MVSTKRKSSEMVEEEPKQKKIPVLPWMRAPINVNLIEDILLEHVPGLDPRLVEALSNINENFTTLYPIQYAVWKQTIGPGQFERDLCIHSPTGSGKTLSYALPIVQSLSTRNVRRLRALVVLPSRDLAVQIRLRTLVKSVFESIAPAVGLTVGSAIGGKGKMSDEIAQLIKRPELEAGVWYDPEKELESGVDILVATPGKLMNHIKTTKGFTLEHLQFLVVDEIDKLLGEEYQDFLRAVLLLTRSDEEHQFSHMRASQSLFGPLRTIRRSGNERGFKGKSSPRLVKMVLSATLTQSPSKLSKLDLHHPLFLSTGRYKLPDKLQLFKLTCEVKSKPLYLAALLHELKGEQSVVFAKSKDSTHELCTMLNCFDLPFKIKEYSAFQPQSLRSKTLEKFREGKIQVLIASDAMTRGMDVAGVRNVINYAMPFHVRTYIHRAGRTARAGNSGHCFTFLARNQVVEFKKLLKEVDKDSCSVHNVPEDIFEKLSSVYDSAKQKYKECMQQEKFKKRRQMNFQSSRASEGSMEISQEVE; encoded by the exons ATGGTTAGTACTAAACGAAAATCATCTGAAATGGTTGAAGAGGAGCCGAAACAGAAGAAGATCCCCGTTCTCCCATGGATGAGAGCTCCTATAAATGTTAATCTTATTGAAGATATTCTATTGGAACATGTTCCTGGTCTTGATCCCAG ATTGGTGGAGGCATTAAGTAATATCAATGAGAATTTTACTACATTGTATCCAATTCAATATGCAGTATGGAAACAAACAATTGGACCTGGTCAATTCGAGAGAGACCTTTGTATTCATTCACCAACTGGAAGTGGAAAAACCTTATCTTATGCATTGCCTATTGTTCAATCTCTTTCAACACGGAATGTTAGACGCTTACGCGCGTTAGTCGTCTTGCCTTCCCGTGATTTGGCAGTGCAGATTCGTCTTCGAACGTTG GTAAAAAGTGTATTTGAATCTATAGCACCAGCTGTGGGGTTAACTGTTGGTTCAGCTATCGGTGGTAAAGGTAAAATGTCAGATGAGATAGCACAGCTCATTAAGCGGCCTGAGCTCGAGGCAGGTGTTTGGTATGACCCAGAGAAAGAATTAGAAAGCGGAGTTGATATTTTAGTGGCAACACCTGGAAAACTGATGAACCATATTAAAACAACAAAGGGATTTACTCTTGAGCATCTTCAGTTTCTT GTAGTTGATGAAATAGACAAGCTACTTGGAGAGGAATATCAAGATTTTCTTCGTGCTGTGCTTCTATTGACCCGTTCAGATGAGGAACACCAGTTTTCACATATGAGggcttctcaatctttgttcgGTCCCCTGAGAACTATAAGAAGATC CGGTAATGAAAGGGGGTTTAAAGGTAAATCTTCCCCGAGGCTTGTGAAGATGGTTTTGTCTGCCACTCTGACCCAAAGTCCTAGCAAGCTTTCCAAGCTTGATCTGCATCATCCTCTGTTTTTGTCAACTGGCCGCTATAAGTTACCTGACAAGCTACAATTATTCAAATTG ACATGTGAAGTAAAATCTAAACCTCTTTACTTGGCGGCACTTCTGCATGAGCTAAAAGGAGAACAAAGTGTTGTTTTTGCAAAATCTAAGGATTCAACTCACGAACTTTGTACCATGTTAAATTGTTTTGATTTGCCCTTTAAGATCAAAGAATATTCTGCTTTTCAACCTCAATCTCTACGAAG CAAGACGCTCGAAAAATTTCGGGAGGGAAAAATACAGGTGCTTATTGCTTCAGATGCTATGACTCGTGGTATGGATGTTGCAGGGGTGAGGAATGTGATTAACTACGCTATGCCTTTCCATGTTAGGACATATATCCATCGCGCAGGTCGGACTGCCAGGGCAGGGAATAGTGGGCATTGCTTCACCTTTCTGGCAAGAAATCAG GTTGTTGAGTTTAAAAAACTTCTGAAAGAAGTTGATAAAGACTCTTGTAGTGTTCATAATGTACCCGAAGATATATTCGAAAAACTTAGCTCAGTTTATGATTCTG CAAAGCAGAAATATAAGGAGTGCATGCAACAGGAGAAGTTCAAAAAAAGACGTCAAATGAACTTCCAGTCTTCCAGAGCCTCGGAAGGAAGCATGGAGATCAGCCAGGAAGTGGAATAG